A single genomic interval of Octopus bimaculoides isolate UCB-OBI-ISO-001 chromosome 22, ASM119413v2, whole genome shotgun sequence harbors:
- the LOC106867819 gene encoding inositol-trisphosphate 3-kinase homolog isoform X2, which yields MDSTVRFPVLNPRIYCETSKSKLAFNKPKGDSWIQLAGHEQTFAPATSNTIWKRRLSDDSNEFQTYKELQTDVAKSIVPKFYQQIEYHGQYFIEIQNLLEDFHDPNIIDMKLGTRTFLESEVINESLRTDLFKKMVMIDPTAPTAQERQAKALTKLRYMQFREQQSSSASLGFRIEAVRMSGEAPNANLKKVKTREQVSHIIHKFLRNKAVRHSFLRRLKEMRAVLESSTFFMTHQLIGSSLLAIYDSTGKTGVWLIDFTKTTPIPDHIQIDHRSRWKKNSYEDGVLFGLDNIIQIWEEMDEDTAESQTNAKPT from the exons ATGGATTCTACTGTACGATTTCCTGTCCTCAATCCT aGGATATATTGCGAAACATCGAAGTCAAAACTGGCTTTTAATAAACCTAAAGGTGACAGCTGGATACAGCTGGCTGGACATGAAC AAACATTTGCTCCAGCCACAAGTAACACAATCTGGAAGAGACGATTGTCTGATGACAGCAACGAATTCCAAACATACAAAGAACTACAGACTGATGTAGCCAAGTCTATTGTTCCTAAATTCTACCAGCAGATTGAATACCATGGGCAGT attttattgaaattcagAATTTGCTGGAAGATTTCCATGATCCGAACATAATTGATATGAAATTAGGAACCAG GACATTTCTTGAATCAGAAGTGATAAATGAGTCCTTAAGGACAGATTTATTTAAGAAGATGGTCATGATTGACCCTACAGCACCTACAGCTCAGGAGAGACAAGCAAAAGCCCTCACCAAACTTCGGTATATGCAG tttagAGAACAGCAAAGTTCATCTGCATCACTCGGATTCCGAATAGAGGCTGTGAGG ATGTCCGGAGAAGCACCAAATGCTAATTTGAAGAAAGTCAAAACAAGAGAACAA GTATCACATATCATTCACAAATTTCTGCGAAACAAAGCAGTTCGACACTCGTTTCTTCGGCGTCTCAAAGAGATGCGTGCCGTATTAGAATCATCAACATTTTTCATGACACACCAG ttaattGGAAGTTCATTATTGGCAATATATGACAGCACTGGCAAAACTGGGGTCTGGCTAATAGATTTCACAAAGACAACTCCTATACCAGACCACATCCAAATTGACCATCGCAGCCGCTGGAAGAAGAATTCCTATGAAGATGGTGTCCTCTTCGGTTTAGATAATATCATACAG ATTTGGGAAGAAATGGATGAAGACACTGCTGAATCTCAGACTAATGCCAAACCTACGTGA
- the LOC106867847 gene encoding condensin-2 complex subunit D3 codes for MAGIEQIIAILNDLPLDQLEDSWVKSAWEKDFVELDSVPEDLIIDLEENNFYIEDLLKLQSSLDRWINRETNEVSFWTVLVESNVSYKHFIAYLAYLIESASSKTKVGATKRHAGLLASCNYFQLVSISGSGAFKIFNPMLLNLCLDVLRRWTSSAGANRKRKLSQKNSQKNIRAKNRRLNRNTSVEMDDDDGDNGSEESDGEELSPQDNIILQKALVSALKAFIQLVQNFSLRGSDSSIHKSVQVMAELIRPYAGLDNHINCSFTTSTAKYPVELAYVALKQLCSGFQGNSSAIISIVYKQLMSSILMLGINNKVVFSQTIPAAYTQCRLNSISFVCDILRQHKDSAMKSARTLIQHLCIKTPDKTDYRSKVAESILTIMDAFDKINYAEMIKWLGVLVNTSKTNNRMIALEIFSLLLSKAEIQSIEDVPVDLQEYLKHKHYIGYVVDRCSDNSSSVRSRAIVIFSQCVGSRNQKIVNVCQSLFTPQNKEYDSNPSNLESLPNVEADNVTPISCEKEMNGTTLPSGSENNNTPNQGIVLTGQTPFVNLDFSPADNNLSDNNGVLSMLKRRSSDEKVFVRKSALQAFESLVRLLQNDCQMGVNILEERCRDPSLSVRKQAMQSLSSLLIDLPTCYFIQKAWLNGVLPLILDCESTLQEKCMKCLEEVLLQNLCTYNRSLSSQYQLTWNLLKIMAGEEEESLRRYFQRAVSQWSRLKLIKAFHINVLKTHIGTEHNNAAWMMLSELSTAKVKFDCSFVVQFWEENCSLDSGNESTSTCKYVLKVLLNVAESVPFEEKQKLVADLSKRLLQFCSPIDLISVTMATIKKLTEDNKFEKNKLKTLCQDILQASDKYLSKLILSEKENTVVDEEKVICHLFTLGEVCQLHPAYPIKHILLVVQSIIASPCISDFVLKCSQGSAASQTNGLDNLSKTKSSKDHETLLHFAGSKLSSRVRGHAFITLGKFCLQNEDLAKKCVAALVRELETSSEEAIRNNVVFILCDLCIRYTTLVDQYIPKVATCLNDVSPLIRKQTMTLLTMLIQEDYLKWKGPLFYRFITTYLDEQIELQKFSEFCFVHCLLVRNPNIMFYHFIECIFYFNRYQKHPMYNRFTQDQNTKNSLDLRGKSKFELRWRLYTFMLQHMTDEHKINLSAKLNQEILAGVVDGIIELDADGTTVLQDSLTILGSKEIKISLIVNKQNEGNMDEEEMAAAVIAKMNKNLISKVMKKNLIENIVPIVTSLKLVLETKRSPVLKELMLYLRELIKDFKSEIQQILGTNKQLADEIEFDLRKFEEQQQQQQQQQQQQQQQQQQQQQEEENEEQQEIAQKSPSPEQEFDDVNNNRNSNQVPVSTEKLGRNLETLSLSKKAILNSAKKSIERLQQINGEKRQSLGMSSDSSTSNTSKSRQDVRDSSDEQNYLNRAISTPFVASRSKNVTFHSDQNISMTPPSPIRHNSPNSLRNTSLQSTSLNSLQDNAENVIHLTSPLKISEANKVWNITPGRHRTKSARLTALKCEDEDENDIKMEEPATTVAGQTRRS; via the coding sequence ATGGCGGGCATCGAACAAATTATCGCGATTCTAAACGATTTGCCTCTTGATCAACTGGAAGATAGCTGGGTAAAGTCGGCATGGGAAAAAGATTTTGTTGAATTAGACTCTGTTCCGGAAGACTTGATAATTGATTTAGAAGAGAACAACTTCTACATCGAAGATCTGCTTAAACTTCAATCTTCTCTCGATCGCTGgataaacagagaaacaaacgAGGTTAGTTTTTGGACGGTTCTAGTCGAAAGTAATGTTTCCTATAAACATTTCATCGCTTATCTGGCATATTTGATAGAATCTGCTTCTTCCAAAACCAAAGTGGGTGCAACAAAAAGACATGCAGGTCTGTTGGCTTCTTGTAATTATTTCCAACTCGTATCCATTTCTGGTAGTGGcgcttttaaaatttttaatccgATGTTATTAAACTTGTGCCTGGACGTTTTGCGTAGGTGGACGTCGAGCGCCGGCGCCAACAGAAAACGTAAACTCTCACAAAAGAATTCTCAGAAGAATATCCGCGCGAAAAATCGTAGATTGAATAGAAATACTTCGGTCGagatggatgatgatgacgggGACAATGGAAGCGAAGAAAGTGACGGAGAAGAACTTTCTCCGCAAGATAACATCATTCTACAGAAAGCCTTGGTTAGTGCGCTAAAAGCTTTTATTCAACTTGTTCAGAATTTTTCTTTGCGTGGATCCGATTCTTCAATTCACAAAAGCGTCCAAGTTATGGCCGAACTTATCCGTCCCTACGCAGGTTTGGACAACCATATTAACTGTTCGTTTACTACTTCCACCGCTAAATATCCAGTCGAGTTGGCGTATGTTGCCTTAAAACAATTATGTTCCGGCTTTCAAGGTAACTCGTCTGCCATCATCAGCATTGTTTACAAACAACTAATGAGCAGCATATTAATGCTTGGTATCAACAACAAAGTGGTTTTCTCCCAAACAATTCCTGCTGCCTACACTCAATGCCGACTGAATTCTATTTCATTTGTATGTGACATTCTTCGTCAGCACAAAGATTCGGCAATGAAGTCTGCTAGGACTTTAATTCAACATTTATGTATTAAAACTCCAGACAAAACAGATTATAGAAGCAAAGTGGCGGAATCTATTTTGACTATAATGGACGCTTTTGACAAAATCAATTATGCCGAAATGATAAAATGGCTTGGTGTGTTGGTAAATACTTCGAAAACTAACAACCGAATGATAGCTCTTGAAATTTTTTCGTTGTTGCTTTCGAAAGCTGAGATACAGTCAATCGAAGATGTTCCTGTCGATCTAcaagaatatttaaaacataaacatTATATTGGTTACGTTGTTGACCGCTGTTCCGACAATTCTTCATCAGTCCGTTCAAGAGCAATTGTAATCTTTTCCCAGTGTGTAGGGTCGAGGAATCAAAAAATTGTAAATGTGTGCCAAAGTTTGTTTACGCcacaaaataaagaatatgacAGCAACCCTTCAAATTTAGAAAGTCTTCCAAATGTAGAAGCTGACAATGTGACTCCAATTTCTtgtgagaaagaaatgaatggtACCACTCTTCCTTCAGGCTCTGAAAATAACAATACCCCTAATCAAGGTATTGTCCTCACTGGACAGACACCGTTTGTCAACTTGGATTTTAGTCCTGCTGATAATAATCTTTCTGATAATAATGGTGTTCTTTCAATGTTGAAAAGGAGATCATCAGATGAAAAAGTTTTTGTGAGGAAATCAGCTCTTCAGGCTTTTGAAAGTCTTGTACGGTTGCTGCAGAATGACTGCCAAATGGGTGTaaatattttggaagaaagaTGCCGAGACCCGTCTTTGTCTGTTCGGAAGCAAGCTATGCAGTCGCTCAGCTCCCTTCTAATTGATTTACCAACATGCTATTTCATTCAGAAGGCTTGGCTCAATGGAGTTTTACCTTTGATTTTGGATTGTGAAAGTACTTTACAAGAAAAATGCATGAAGTGCCTTGAAGAAGTCCTCCTTCAGAATCTGTGTACATACAATAGGTCTCTGTCAAGTCAGTACCAGTTAACatggaatttattaaaaataatggctggagaagaggaagaaagtcTTCGGCGATATTTCCAACGCGCTGTTAGCCAGTGGTCAAGGTTGAAGCTGATCAAAGCGTTTCACATCAATGTCCTTAAAACTCACATTGGTACTGAACATAACAATGCAGCATGGATGATGCTTTCAGAACTTTCGACTGCAAAAGTAAAATTCGATTGCTCTTTTGTAGTTCAGTTTTGGGAAGAAAATTGTTCATTAGACAGTGGCAACGAGAGTACATCAACTTGTAAATATGTTTTGAAAGTTTTATTGAATGTGGCTGAATCAGTGCCTTTTGAAGAGAAGCAAAAACTTGTAGCTGACCTCAGCAAGCGTTTGTTGCAGTTCTGTTCTCCTATCGACTTAATTTCTGTAACCATGGCAACTATCAAGAAACTAACTGAAGACAATAAATTTGAGAAAAACAAGTTGAAAACGTTATGCCAGGACATTCTGCAAGCTTCTGATAAATATTTATCCAAATTAATTTtgtctgaaaaagaaaacactgttGTTGATGAAGAAAAAGTTATTTGTCATTTGTTTACTCTTGGAGAAGTTTGTCAACTTCATCCAGCATATCCCATCAAACATATTTTGTTAGTAGTCCAGAGCATCATTGCTTCTCCTTGCATTTCGGATTTTGTATTGAAATGTTCCCAAGGATCAGCCGCCTCCCAAACAAATGGTCTGGATAATTTGTCTAAAACAAAGTCCAGTAAAGATCATGAAACTTTGCTTCATTTTGCCGGTTCCAAGTTAAGCAGTCGCGTGAGAGGGCATGCTTTCATTACACTCGGGAAATTCTGCCTTCAGAATGAAGATCTTGCGAAAAAGTGTGTTGCAGCACTTGTACGAGAATTGGAAACGTCATCCGAAGAAGCGATCCGCAACAATGTGGTTTTCATTTTGTGTGACCTGTGCATACGATACACTACCCTTGTCGATCAGTATATTCCCAAGGTAGCAACATGTCTCAATGACGTTTCTCCTTTGATCCGGAAACAAACCATGACATTACTCACCATGCTCATCCAAGAAGATTATCTGAAATGGAAAGGTCCACTCTTTTATCGTTTCATCACAACTTACTTAGACGAACAAATAGAACTGCAAAAGTTCTCCGAGTTTTGCTTTGTTCATTGTCTGTTGGTTCGTAATCCAAACATCATGTTCTATCATTTTATTGAATGCATCTTTTACTTCAATCGTTACCAGAAACATCCAATGTATAACAGATTCACCCAAGATCAAAACACCAAAAACAGCCTTGATCTACGTGGAAAATCCAAATTTGAACTGCGGTGGCGTCTTTACACTTTCATGCTCCAACACATGACCGATGAACATAAAATCAACTTATCTGCAAAACTGAATCAGGAAATCCTTGCAGGCGTTGTTGATGGAATCATTGAACTTGATGCAGACGGAACTACAGTGTTGCAGGATTCTTTAACCATCCTTGGTagtaaagaaatcaaaatatctttaattgtcaacaaacaaaatgaaggtAACATGGATGAAGAGGAAATGGCAGCTGCTGTTATtgcaaaaatgaacaaaaatcttATTTCAAAAGTGATGAAGAAAAATTTGATAGAAAATATAGTTCCGATTGTTACATCACTAAAGCTTGTCTTAGAAACTAAACGGTCTCCAGTGTTGAAAGAGCTGATGTTGTATCTCCGAGAACTCATTAAAGATTTCAAAAGCGAAATTCAACAGATTCTTGGTACGAACAAGCAACTTGCTGATGAAATCGAATTTGATTTACGTAAGtttgaagaacaacaacaacaacaacaacaacaacaacaacaacaacaacaacaacaacaacaacagcagcaagaagaagaaaatgaagaacaacaAGAAATCGCTCAAAAATCTCCTTCTCCTGAGCAAGAATTTGATGATGTGAATAACAATCGTAACTCAAACCAAGTTCCTGTTTCTACTGAAAAGCTGGGCAGAAATTTAGAAACCCTTTCCTTATCTAAGAAAGCAATTTTGAATTCTGCGAAAAAATCTATTGAAAGACTTCAGCAAATTAATGGAGAAAAGAGGCAGTCTCTTGGAATGAGTTCTGACAGCTCAACAAGCAATACTTCAAAATCAAGACAGGATGTCAGAGACAGTTCAGACGAACAGAATTATCTGAACCGTGCTATCAGCACTCCATTTGTTGCCAGCAGGTCTAAAAATGTCACATTTCACTCCGACCAAAATATTAGTATGACGCCACCTTCCCCCATTCGCCACAACTCACCAAACAGTTTAAGGAATACATCTTTGCAGTCGACAAGCTTAAATTCACTGCAAGACAATGCCGAGAATGTCATCCACCTCACTTCTCCTTTAAAGATCTCCGAGGCAAACAAGGTTTGGAACATTACCCCCGGACGGCATAGAACTAAATCAGCAAGACTAACAGCCTTGAAATGTGAAGACGAAGATGAAAATGACATTAAGATGGAAGAGCCTGCTACTACTGTTGCAGGCCAGACACGTCGAAGCTGA
- the LOC106867819 gene encoding inositol-trisphosphate 3-kinase homolog isoform X1, translating into MSSDLHMLLNLPKYQRIYCETSKSKLAFNKPKGDSWIQLAGHEQTFAPATSNTIWKRRLSDDSNEFQTYKELQTDVAKSIVPKFYQQIEYHGQYFIEIQNLLEDFHDPNIIDMKLGTRTFLESEVINESLRTDLFKKMVMIDPTAPTAQERQAKALTKLRYMQFREQQSSSASLGFRIEAVRMSGEAPNANLKKVKTREQVSHIIHKFLRNKAVRHSFLRRLKEMRAVLESSTFFMTHQLIGSSLLAIYDSTGKTGVWLIDFTKTTPIPDHIQIDHRSRWKKNSYEDGVLFGLDNIIQIWEEMDEDTAESQTNAKPT; encoded by the exons ATGTCTTCAGACCTCCACATGCTTCTCAATTTACCAAAATATCAG aGGATATATTGCGAAACATCGAAGTCAAAACTGGCTTTTAATAAACCTAAAGGTGACAGCTGGATACAGCTGGCTGGACATGAAC AAACATTTGCTCCAGCCACAAGTAACACAATCTGGAAGAGACGATTGTCTGATGACAGCAACGAATTCCAAACATACAAAGAACTACAGACTGATGTAGCCAAGTCTATTGTTCCTAAATTCTACCAGCAGATTGAATACCATGGGCAGT attttattgaaattcagAATTTGCTGGAAGATTTCCATGATCCGAACATAATTGATATGAAATTAGGAACCAG GACATTTCTTGAATCAGAAGTGATAAATGAGTCCTTAAGGACAGATTTATTTAAGAAGATGGTCATGATTGACCCTACAGCACCTACAGCTCAGGAGAGACAAGCAAAAGCCCTCACCAAACTTCGGTATATGCAG tttagAGAACAGCAAAGTTCATCTGCATCACTCGGATTCCGAATAGAGGCTGTGAGG ATGTCCGGAGAAGCACCAAATGCTAATTTGAAGAAAGTCAAAACAAGAGAACAA GTATCACATATCATTCACAAATTTCTGCGAAACAAAGCAGTTCGACACTCGTTTCTTCGGCGTCTCAAAGAGATGCGTGCCGTATTAGAATCATCAACATTTTTCATGACACACCAG ttaattGGAAGTTCATTATTGGCAATATATGACAGCACTGGCAAAACTGGGGTCTGGCTAATAGATTTCACAAAGACAACTCCTATACCAGACCACATCCAAATTGACCATCGCAGCCGCTGGAAGAAGAATTCCTATGAAGATGGTGTCCTCTTCGGTTTAGATAATATCATACAG ATTTGGGAAGAAATGGATGAAGACACTGCTGAATCTCAGACTAATGCCAAACCTACGTGA